In Actinopolyspora saharensis, the genomic window AAGAGCGACGTGCGCGAGTTCCTGCGGAACATGCCGGGCAAGCTCGAAACGATCACCAGGACGGCCAGCTACGGCTCCTGGTTCAACTTCTACGTGTGCGGGGTCTCCGGAAAGGTCGGCGTCGGCGATGCCGAGCTCCCGCTGCCGTTGATGCCGGTCACCCAGCCGAGGTGTCGCCCATGAAGTCCTTCCAGAAGCGGGATCCGCTCAGGATCGGCGTGGCCGGGTTGCTGGTGCTGACCCTCGGAATCCTGCTCGCGATGAACTACAAGAGCCTGCCGTTCGTCTCGGGGACGACCTACACGGCCAACTTCAGCGAGGCGGGCGGGCTGGCCGAGGGGGACACCGTGCGGATAGCCGGTGTCCAGGTCGGCTCGGTCACCGGGGTCGAGCTGGAGAGCGGGCACGTGAAGGTCACCTTCGACGTCGAGGACGCCTGGGTGGGCGACCGCACGCATGCGGCGATCAAGGTCGGGACGTTGCTCGGCAAGAAGTACCTCGCCCTGGACACGCGCGGCGAGCGGGAGCAGAACCGGTCGGAACCCATCCCGCTGCAGCGCACCATGTCGCCCTACGACGTGATCGAGACCTTCGAGCAGCTGTCCGACACGGTCGGTGAGGTCGACACCGGGAAGATGGCCGAGAGCTTCCGGACGCTGTCGGAGACCTTCTCCGGGACGCGGGAGGAGATGCGCGGCACGCTGCAGGGCCTGTCCAGGCTGTCCAACACCATCTCCGAGCGCGATCGGCAGCTGAAGGAGCTGCTCGACAGGACGAACAGGGTTGCGGGAACGCTGGCCGAGCGCAACACCGAGATCGAGAAGCTGTTGCGGGACAGCAACCGGCTGCTGCGGGAGCTGAGACAGCGCAGGGACGCGATCAAGTCCCTGCTCGACGGGGTGACGGAGCTGTCCAGGCAGCTGACCGGTCTGGTCGAGGACAACGAGCAGCAGCTCCGCCCCGCGCTGGAACAGCTGGACCAGGTCACCGAGCTGCTGCGCGACAACCAGGAGAACCTGGGCAAGAGCATCGAGCGGATGGCCCCGTTCACCAGGTTGTTCTCCAACGTGCTCGGCAGCGGGCGTTGGTTCGACGTCTACCTCTGCGGCTTGCTTCCACCCGCCGTCGGGCCGGTCAACCAGGAGGGGTGTCTGCCATGAGCCGACGATTGGGCAAACCTCCGTTCACCC contains:
- a CDS encoding MCE family protein encodes the protein MKSFQKRDPLRIGVAGLLVLTLGILLAMNYKSLPFVSGTTYTANFSEAGGLAEGDTVRIAGVQVGSVTGVELESGHVKVTFDVEDAWVGDRTHAAIKVGTLLGKKYLALDTRGEREQNRSEPIPLQRTMSPYDVIETFEQLSDTVGEVDTGKMAESFRTLSETFSGTREEMRGTLQGLSRLSNTISERDRQLKELLDRTNRVAGTLAERNTEIEKLLRDSNRLLRELRQRRDAIKSLLDGVTELSRQLTGLVEDNEQQLRPALEQLDQVTELLRDNQENLGKSIERMAPFTRLFSNVLGSGRWFDVYLCGLLPPAVGPVNQEGCLP